CAGGTCCCGATCTCACCCCGCCACCACGTCCAGCCGCCTCAGCCCCCGAATCACGAAGCCGCCGACGTACTCCGGCTCGGCGTCGGGGTCGGGGAGGCGCAGGTCGGGGAAGGCGCGGGCGAGGGCGCGCAGGCTCAGCGCCAGCTCCAGCCGGGCGAGGGGCGCGCCGAGGCAGTAGTGGATGCCCAGCCCGAAGGTGAGATGCGGGTTCGGGTCGCGCGTCAGGTTCAGCTCGTCAGGCCGCTCGAAACGGCGCGGGTCGCGGTTGCCGCTCGCGTACAGGAGGCCGACCTTCTCGCCGGGGCGGAGCGTCTCACCGAAGAGATCGACCTCCTCCAGCACGTACCGCTCGAACAGCGGGAGGGGCGTGTCGTAGCGCAGCAGTTCCTCTGCCGCCGTCCGGAAGAGGGGCAGGCTGCCTTGATGCGGCGCGGCCTGAGCGAGCGTTCGCCAGTGTTCGGGCTGCCGCAGCAGGGCCAGCACGCCCGCCGAGAGGCCGTTGACCGACGCCTCGTGCCCGGCGTTCAGGAGGAGAATGCAGGTGTCGATGAGTTCGCGCTCGCTCAGGCGGTCGCCGCCGTCCTCGGCCTGCACGAGCGCGGTGATGAGGTCATCCTGTGGGTCATGGCGTCGCAACCGCGCAAGGTCCCGCAGCAGGGCGCTGAACTCCAGTACGGCCCGCTCAGCCTCCGCCTGCTCGCCCGCCGTGTGGGTCGGCTCGTACAGCCGCACGATGGCCGCCGACCACGGGCGCAGGTGGTGGCGCTCCCCCTGGGGCACCCCCAGCAGCTCTGCGATGACGGTGACGGGCAGCGGCTCGGCGTACTGGGCGACGAGATCGAAGCCGTCCGCGCCGACCTTCGCGAGTTGCCGGGCGAGCAGGGCCTCAATTCGGGAGGACAGCGCCTCCACCCGCCGGGGCGTGAAGGCGAGGCCCACGAGCGAGCGAAGCCGGGTGTGCTTGGGCGGCTCGGAATCGAGGAGGTGGTTGCCGTTGAAGGCGTCGAAGTTTGCCCGCGCGGGGTCGGGGGGCGGCCAGCCCAGCTCGTCGCGCGAGTATCGGTGCAGGGCGCTCCGCCCAAAGCGCGTGCGGTCGCGCAGCACCGCCGAGATGTCCGCATGCCGCGTGAGGAAGACGCGGTTCAGGGCCGGGTCGCGCAGGGCGGGCGTCTCCTCGCGCAACCGGGCCAGCAGGGGGTATGGGTCACGCACGAACGCCGGGTCGTTCAGCGGCAGGCTCAGCACGGGGACGGACATAGGCCCAGGCTACCGCCGCACCCGGAGACCGGAGAAACGCCGGCTTCCTCACATTGACGGGGAGTGGGCGCGCGGTGTAGCCTTCCCTCACCAAACTTGAGCCAGGGGTGGAACCGCTTCCGCGTAGGGGCGGTGGGCTTTGTGGCCTGTACCCACCCAGGAGGACGCATGAAGAAAGCACTTGCCATCGTCGGTCTCACCGCCACCCTCGGAGCCGCCAGCCAGGGCAGCGCCGTGACCCTCACGCTCGCCTGCGGCACGGTCGGGCAGGAACTCCAGCTCTGCAAGGACGGGGCCGCGCGCTGGGCCAAGAAGACGGGCAACACCGTCAACATCTTCGAAAGCCCCAACCTCACGAACGACCGCCTGGGCCTGTACCAGCAGCAGCTCGCGGCCCGCAGCAGCGACATCGACGTGTACCAGCTCGACGTGATCTGGCCGGGCCTGCTCTCGCAGCACTTCGTGGACCTGAAGGGCAAGATTCCCGCTGCCGAGGTGAACGCGCACTTCAAGGGCATCGTGGACGCGAACACCGTGAACGGCAAGCTGGTGTCGATGCCGTGGTTCACGGACGCTGGGCTGCTGTACTACCGCACCGACCTGCTGAGGAAGTACGGCTACTCCGCGCCGCCCAAGACCTGGGCGCAGCTCGCCACGATGGCGAAGAAGATTCAGGACGGCGAGCGGGGGGCGAACTCGACCTTCGCGGGCTATGTGTGGCAGGGCAAGAACTACGAGGGCCTGACCTGCAACGCGCTGGAGTGGGTCAGCTCCTTCGGCGGCGGGACCATCGTGGACGGCACGGGCCGCATTACCGTCAACAACACCAAGATGGCGGCGGCGCTGGACGCGGCGGCGAGCTGGATTCGCACCATCAGCCCGGCGGGCGTCACGACCTACGGGGAGGAGGAGGCGCGCGGCATCTTCCAGTCGGGGAACGCGGCCTTCATGCGCAACTGGCCCTACGCGTGGGCACTCGGCCAGAGCGCGGACTCCAAGGTGAAGGGCAAGATCGGCGTGGCCCCGCTGCCCGCCGGCCCCGGCGGCAAGCCCGCCGCGACGCTGGGTGGCTGGAACCTCGGGGTGAGCAGCTACTCCAAGAACCAGGCCGCCGCCGTCGACCTCGTGCGCTACCTGACCAGCCCCGCCGAGCAGAAGATTCGCGCCATCGAGGGCACCTACAACCCCACGATCCAGGCGCTGTACAAGGACCAGGCCATCCTGAAGGCCAACCCCTTCTTCGGCAGCCTGCTGAGCGTGTTCACGAACGCCGTGCCGCGTCCTTCCGCCCCCACGAGGGGCAAGTACAACCAGGTCTCCCAGGCCTTCAGCACCGCCGTCAGCGATGTGCTGAACGGCAAGAGCAAGGGCCAGGCCGCCGTCGCCAAGCTCAGCACCGACCTCGCCCGCATCAAGGGGCGCGGCTTCTGAGCCTGGACCTCTAGGCCCACACGGGGCTGCGGCGCACCCCGCCCGCGCCTGAGCGCCAAAGTGGGGGACGTCCTGAACACGGGCGTCCCCCAAGCGCTTTCTCCCCCGCTCCCGCCCCGCCCCTTGCAAGCCGCATCGCCCGCACACCCAGCCCGGCCCGCGTGGGGTCGGCACCCTCTGGGGGAGGACCCATGACGACCAACGCCACACCCACCCAGGCGGCTCCGGTTCGCCGGCGCGGCATCGAGGCCGCCCGCGCCCGGCAGGCCATCTGGCTGCTGCTGCCCACCCTCATCGCCATCGCGGTCGTGGCGGGCTACCCGCTGTACCGCACCTTCTTCTTCTCGCTGTACGAGGCCAACCTCACCACGCCGGGCGAGCGCACCTTCCTGGGGCTGGGCAACTTCTGGTTCACCACCGAAGAGGGCGTGCCGCTGGGCTTCCTGCAAGACCCGAAGTGGTGGACGGCGGTGAAGAACACGCTGCTGTTCACGGTCGTCTCGGTCTTCCTGGAAACGGTGTTCGGCATGATCATCGCGCTGGTGGTGAACAGCGCCTTCAAGGGCCGGGCCTTCCTGCGCACCGCCATGCTGGTGCCGTGGGCGATTCCCACGGTGGTGAGCGCGCAGATGTGGGCCTACATGTACAACGACTCCTTCGGGCTGGTCGGGCGCGGCATCCTCGGCGGTCAGGCGCTGCTCGCCGACGTGGACTCCGCGATCTGGGCGATGATCGCCGTGGACGTGTGGAAGACGACCTCCTTCATGGCGCTGCTGATCCTGGCCGGACTCCAGAGCCTGCCCTCGGATATGTACGAGGCCGCCGACATGGACGGGGCGAGCAAGTGGACCCAGTTCTGGCGCATGACGCTGCCGCTGCTGCGGCCCGCGCTGCTGGTGGCGCTGGTGTTCCGCAGCCTGGACGCCCTGCGCGTCTTCGACATCATGTACGTGATGCTGGGGGCCAACACCGCCTCTTCCACGAGCATGACGGGCTACGCGCGGCAGGCCCTGATCGACAACTCGCTGCTGGGGCTGGGCAGCGCGGTGGCGGTGGCGATCTTCCTGATCATCATGGTGATCGTCGTCATCTACGTCACCGCCTTCCGCGTGAAGTTCGACTGAGGGGGCTGAGCCTATGAACCTGCAAAAGACGAATCCGGCCCTCTACTACACCCAGCGCGTCCTGTTTTACCTGCTCGTCATCGTCATCACCGTGTACCTGCTCTTTCCCTTCCTGTGGGCGGTGCTGACGAGCTTCCGGCGGGCGGGCGACCTCTTCCTGCCGCCGCTGCAATTCATCACGGCTCCGACGACCCTGAGCAACTACACGCAGGTCTTCGCCAACGCCAACTTCCAGCGCGGGCTGCTGTTCAGCGTCATCGTGGCGGTGGTCTCGGTGCTGATCAGCCTGCTGCTGGGCAGTTTCGCCGCCTACGCCCTGGGCCGCTTCAAGTTCAGGGGCAAGAGTATGATCCTGTACATCATCCTGGCGGTCAGCGTCTTTCCGCAGATCGCGGTGCTGGGCGGGCTGTTCACGCTCGTGCAGGCGACCAATCTGTTCAACAACCCCATCTCGCTGATCTTCAGCTACCTGATCTTCACGATTCCCTTCACGGTCTGGGTGCTGACCTCGTTCGTGCGCGACATCCCCGGCGAACTGGAGGAGGCGGCGCTGGTGGACGGGGCCAGCCCATTGCAGACGCTCTTTCAGGTGCTGTTTCCGGTGATGATGCCCGCGCTGGTGACGACGGGACTCCTCGCCTTCATCAACGCCTGGAACGAGTACCTGTTCGCGCTGACCTTCACGAGCAGCAACCGCACGGTGCCCGTGGTGATCGCCAACTATTCGGGGGCCTCGCAGTTCGACCAGCCGTGGGGACCGATCATGGCCGCGAGCATCGTGGTCACGGTGCCGCTGATCATCCTCGTGCTCGTGTTCCAGCGCAACATCGTCTCCGGCCTGACGGCGGGGGCGGTCAAGGGCTGAAGTTTTTCCAAGCTGGATAGGAAGGGGCCACCTCGCGCGGGTGGCCCTTTTTCTTAGGTCTCTGTGGGCGGTGGGCGGTGGAGTCGTCACGTCACCCCCTCACCCCGGCCCTCTGCTTCGCAGCTCTTCGAGTCACCCACGGGGGGAGAGGAAGCAAAAAACCTGACCTACCTTCCCTCCGCCTTCCGTTGTGCCTCGTCCAGCGCGGCCTTCGCGCTCAGCTTGCCGGTCGTGGCCTGGCTGATGGCCTCCTCCAGCAGCAGGGTCCACTCCTCGAAGGCGGGCGCGGTGGGGCGGGGCACGGCGCGGTCGAGCTGGGCATGGGCGGCTCTGATCTGGGGGTTTTTGGCATACCACTCGTTCAGGAGGGGCGTGACGCTGCGGCGGCTGGGGACGTAGGCGGTGGACTTGACCCACTCGGCGAGGCGGGCGGGGTCCATCAGGAACTGCCAGAAGGCGACGGCACCCGCCTGCCCCTGCGCCGGGGTCCCCTGCGGAACGACGAGGTGGGCACCGCCGAGGGGCACGGTACAGGCCCCCGCCCCCCCGCACGGAAAGGGCGCGATGCCGAGCTGGAAGAAGGGCAGGCGGCGGGCGTCCGTCCAGTTGGCGACGCTGGCCCCCACGAACATGTTCTGCCCACGCGCGAAGTCGAAGGCGGCGCGGGTGGCCTCCGAGAGACGGCGGGGCTGCGCGAGTCCGGCGGCGCTCATCCGGGCGAGCTGGGTGAGGGCCTCGACCGCCTCCGGACCGTTGAGGTTCGGTCGCCCATTCACGACGAGGCTGCCACCGCGCGAGGTGACGTTGGCCTCGAAGGTCCAGGCGTCGGCGGTGGCGACGAGGGGGCGTTTACCGCGTGTAGCGAGGGTGCGGCTGGTGGTCTCGACCTCCGCCCATGTCCCCGGAGCCGCCACGCCCGCCCGGCGCAGTGCCCCCACGTTGTACATCAGGACGGGGACGCTGACGTTCCACGGGAGGCCGTAGCGTTTGCCGCCGACCTCTCCCGCGCGCCAGACCGGGACGTAGAGGTCGCGGGTCAGTCCCTCCGGCAGCGCGTCCGTCAGCCGCGAGAGGTCGGTGAGGCGTCCGTCCGCCGCCAGCCGGGCGAAGCGGGTGAATTCCACCTGCGCGAGCGCCGGGGCCTTGCCGGAGGCCAGCGCCTTCTGGAGCTTGTCATTGAGTTCGCGGTAATTGCCGCCTGCGACGGGCACGACCTCGTAGGCCGTCTGCGAGCGGTTGAACGCCTGAGCGTACCCGGCGACCACAGCCTCGTCCATCGCGTGCCAGAATTCCAGTTTCAGGGGCGCAGCCTGCGCGGACGCGGCGAGCAGCAGGGAGAGGGGAAGGGCGAGACGGCGCATGGGGGGCAGGATAGCGGGGGAGGCTGACTGGAGGCGGACGAAAAGAACGATGCGGGGGGACCTACGGCAACACCGGGTACAGGTCTACCCGGCTGCCGGGCCGCACGTCCTCGCGGGCAGCGATCCCGACGGTGGCGCTCGTGCCGCCGCGCCCGCCCAGGCGGGTGAGCAGGTCCACGAACTCGTTCACGTCGAGGCCCTGATTGGCGATGTACTCGCCGGGCACGCCGCGCGTGGTGAGGTCCACCACCGCGTCCTGCACGAGGTTCTGAATCTGCGCCTGCACGGTGCGGGTGTCTGCCCCGAGGGTAATGCTGGCGCGGCGGATGAGCTGCCCGCCCCGGTAGAGGGTGCTGTTGGGCCGGGCCTCACACGCGAGGTCCACCGGGAAACCGACGGCGGTGTTGTTCGCGGCGCGGCACTGGACGAAGGTGCTGGCGTTCAGGCCGCGCAGCCTCGCCTCCAGGGTGGCGCGGGCGGCGGGGTCCAGCCGGGCGGCGGGCGTGCCCCGTGCCCCGCGTGTGGTGGCGGCGGCGGCGGCCCCCGTCAGGAAGGTGTCGAGATTCCGCACGCCCGGCACGACCGCCGCGTACACGAGGTCGTTCCTGGGAAAGGCGAGGTCCGCGTTGCGGCTGGCGCTGAGTTCGCTGCGGGCGCTGGAATACTCGTCCTGCAACTGGCCGAGGCTGGCCCGTGTGGTGGCGAGGTCGCGGGCCAGCGTCTCGTTCGCCGCGCGCAGGGCCGCCCCCTGGGTCCGCAGGGAGGCGAGGTCGGCACGCACCCGGTCACGCTCGCGGGTGGCGGCGTCGCGGGCACCCAGGGCGGTGTCGCGGGCGCGGGCGGCGGTATCCCTCTCGCGGGCCACCGTGTCGCGCTCACGGGTGGCGACCTCACGGGCGGCCACGGCGGCGTCACGGGCGCGGGCGGCGGCGTCGCGTTCGGCGGTCAGGCGGGCGCGGGCGGCCAGCAGCTCGGTGCGCTCGGTGGTGAGGCGCGTGCGGTCGGCGAGGAGGTCCGTGCGTTCGGCGGCCAGTCGGTCGCGTTCGCGCTGGGCGGCGAGGCGCTGGGCCTCCGCCTGCGCGCTCGCGGCCACGGCGGCGTCCCTTGCGCGGCGGGCGGCGTCTCGCTCCCCGGCGAGGACGTTGCGCTGTGCCTCCACCCGCTGCCGGGACGCCTCCAGGGTGCGGACCTGCTCGCCCAGCGCCGTCACCCGCTCCTGTGCGGCCTCCGCGCGGGCCTGCGCGCGGGTCACGCCCGCCTCGGCCTGCGCGGCGCGGGCGTCGAGGGCGGCGACCTGTTCGTCGAGCGCCCGTGCCCGCTCCCGGCTGGAGGCGAGGGCCGCCTCCGACTCGGCCAAGCGGGCGCGGCTCGCCTCGGCGCGGGTCTCCAGCGCCTCACGCAGGGCGCTGAGTTCGGTGACGCGCGCCTGGAGGGTCGCCGCCTGCGTCTGGGCCGTGCGCCGCTGGGTCTGCGCGGTCTGGAGACGGGTCTGGGCGGCCCCCAGCTCGGCGGTCGCCGTCTCCAGGCTGGCCTGCGCCCGCTCACGCTCGGCGCGCAGTCGCCCGGCCTCGCGCTGGGCCGCGTCCCGTTCGCGCTGCGCCGCCCGCAGACCGCCCTGCACGTCCGCCACCTCCTCGCGCAGGGCCGTGATCTGGGGCCGGAGCTGGTCGGCCTGCGCGATGGTATTCACGGCGCTCCGGTTGAGCAGCAGGAAGGCGGCCAGACTCGCCGCGCTGATGCCCATGCCCGACAGCACGGCGACGATGAGCGCCGTCGTCTTGGGCCGCAGCCCGAACCAGCGCAGGTGCTTGCGGCCCACCTTCTTGGCGATGGTGTCGGCGGCGTAGGCGACCACCCCCGACAGGATGACTACGAAGGGCAAAAAGAGCCACAGCATCCGCCTTCTTCCCCCCTCTTCCCCTACAGCTCGAAGTCGTCGCCGAGGTAGTGCCGCCGGGCGTCCTCGTCCCCCGCGAACTGCGCCGGGGTGCCCTCGAACTTCACTTCCCCGTCGAACATCAGGTACACCCGGTCGGTCAGCGCGATCGTCTCGCGCACGTTGTGGTCGGTGATGAACACGCCGATGCCCCGGCGGTAGCGCAGCTCTCGGATGAGGCGCTGAATCTCGCGGATGCTCTTGGGGTCCACGCCCGTGAACGGCTCGTCGAGGAGGAGGTAGTCGGGGTCGGTGGTGAGCGCGCGGGCGAGTTCCAGCCGCCGCCGCTCGCCGCCCGAGAGTTGGTAGGCGGAGGAGTTCGCCAGGTGGGTCAGCCCGAACTCCGCGAGGAGGGAGTCGGCCCGCTCCTCCTGCTCGGCGCGGGAGAGCCTCTGGTATTCGAGGATGGCGAGCAGGTTGTCCCGCGCGGTGAGCTTGCGAAAGGCGCTCGGCTCCTGCGGGAGGTAGCCCAATCCCAGCCGCGCCCGCTCGTGCATGGGCAGGCGCGTCACGTCGCGGTCGCCGAGGCGGATGCTGCCCCCGCCGGGGCGAATAAAGCCCACCAGCATGTAGAAGGTCGTGGTCTTCCCCGCCCCGTTCGGCCCGAAGAGGGCCACGATCTCGCCGGGCCGCACCGTGAAGTCCACCCCGCGCACCACTTGTCGCCGCCCATAGCTTTTGCTCAGGCCCTGCGCCGTGAGTTCGGGTCGCGGTGGGACGGCAGGGACGGGGGGGAAGACGGCGGGCGCGGTCACGTGCTGAGGGTAGCATGGGCCTCACGCGGCCCCGGTGACGGGAGAGACGAAGGGTGGAAAGCGGAAAGCGAACCTCGGCCCTTGGCCTTCGACCTTCTGCCTCCGCGCCCTTACACTGACCCCATGCTGCTGACCATCATCGTGCTCGACTCCGTGGGCGTCGGTGCCCTCCCGGACGCGGAGCGGTTCGGGGACGCGGGCGCGCATACCCTCAACCACACGCTCGCGGCAGCGCCCGTTCCGTTACCGAATCTCGCGCGGCTGGGCC
This genomic stretch from Deinococcus sp. YIM 134068 harbors:
- a CDS encoding ABC transporter substrate-binding protein — its product is MKKALAIVGLTATLGAASQGSAVTLTLACGTVGQELQLCKDGAARWAKKTGNTVNIFESPNLTNDRLGLYQQQLAARSSDIDVYQLDVIWPGLLSQHFVDLKGKIPAAEVNAHFKGIVDANTVNGKLVSMPWFTDAGLLYYRTDLLRKYGYSAPPKTWAQLATMAKKIQDGERGANSTFAGYVWQGKNYEGLTCNALEWVSSFGGGTIVDGTGRITVNNTKMAAALDAAASWIRTISPAGVTTYGEEEARGIFQSGNAAFMRNWPYAWALGQSADSKVKGKIGVAPLPAGPGGKPAATLGGWNLGVSSYSKNQAAAVDLVRYLTSPAEQKIRAIEGTYNPTIQALYKDQAILKANPFFGSLLSVFTNAVPRPSAPTRGKYNQVSQAFSTAVSDVLNGKSKGQAAVAKLSTDLARIKGRGF
- a CDS encoding carbohydrate ABC transporter permease; the encoded protein is MNLQKTNPALYYTQRVLFYLLVIVITVYLLFPFLWAVLTSFRRAGDLFLPPLQFITAPTTLSNYTQVFANANFQRGLLFSVIVAVVSVLISLLLGSFAAYALGRFKFRGKSMILYIILAVSVFPQIAVLGGLFTLVQATNLFNNPISLIFSYLIFTIPFTVWVLTSFVRDIPGELEEAALVDGASPLQTLFQVLFPVMMPALVTTGLLAFINAWNEYLFALTFTSSNRTVPVVIANYSGASQFDQPWGPIMAASIVVTVPLIILVLVFQRNIVSGLTAGAVKG
- a CDS encoding DUF3084 domain-containing protein, which translates into the protein MLWLFLPFVVILSGVVAYAADTIAKKVGRKHLRWFGLRPKTTALIVAVLSGMGISAASLAAFLLLNRSAVNTIAQADQLRPQITALREEVADVQGGLRAAQRERDAAQREAGRLRAERERAQASLETATAELGAAQTRLQTAQTQRRTAQTQAATLQARVTELSALREALETRAEASRARLAESEAALASSRERARALDEQVAALDARAAQAEAGVTRAQARAEAAQERVTALGEQVRTLEASRQRVEAQRNVLAGERDAARRARDAAVAASAQAEAQRLAAQRERDRLAAERTDLLADRTRLTTERTELLAARARLTAERDAAARARDAAVAAREVATRERDTVARERDTAARARDTALGARDAATRERDRVRADLASLRTQGAALRAANETLARDLATTRASLGQLQDEYSSARSELSASRNADLAFPRNDLVYAAVVPGVRNLDTFLTGAAAAATTRGARGTPAARLDPAARATLEARLRGLNASTFVQCRAANNTAVGFPVDLACEARPNSTLYRGGQLIRRASITLGADTRTVQAQIQNLVQDAVVDLTTRGVPGEYIANQGLDVNEFVDLLTRLGGRGGTSATVGIAAREDVRPGSRVDLYPVLP
- a CDS encoding cytochrome P450 → MSVPVLSLPLNDPAFVRDPYPLLARLREETPALRDPALNRVFLTRHADISAVLRDRTRFGRSALHRYSRDELGWPPPDPARANFDAFNGNHLLDSEPPKHTRLRSLVGLAFTPRRVEALSSRIEALLARQLAKVGADGFDLVAQYAEPLPVTVIAELLGVPQGERHHLRPWSAAIVRLYEPTHTAGEQAEAERAVLEFSALLRDLARLRRHDPQDDLITALVQAEDGGDRLSERELIDTCILLLNAGHEASVNGLSAGVLALLRQPEHWRTLAQAAPHQGSLPLFRTAAEELLRYDTPLPLFERYVLEEVDLFGETLRPGEKVGLLYASGNRDPRRFERPDELNLTRDPNPHLTFGLGIHYCLGAPLARLELALSLRALARAFPDLRLPDPDAEPEYVGGFVIRGLRRLDVVAG
- a CDS encoding carbohydrate ABC transporter permease, which encodes MTTNATPTQAAPVRRRGIEAARARQAIWLLLPTLIAIAVVAGYPLYRTFFFSLYEANLTTPGERTFLGLGNFWFTTEEGVPLGFLQDPKWWTAVKNTLLFTVVSVFLETVFGMIIALVVNSAFKGRAFLRTAMLVPWAIPTVVSAQMWAYMYNDSFGLVGRGILGGQALLADVDSAIWAMIAVDVWKTTSFMALLILAGLQSLPSDMYEAADMDGASKWTQFWRMTLPLLRPALLVALVFRSLDALRVFDIMYVMLGANTASSTSMTGYARQALIDNSLLGLGSAVAVAIFLIIMVIVVIYVTAFRVKFD
- the lptB gene encoding LPS export ABC transporter ATP-binding protein, with amino-acid sequence MTAPAVFPPVPAVPPRPELTAQGLSKSYGRRQVVRGVDFTVRPGEIVALFGPNGAGKTTTFYMLVGFIRPGGGSIRLGDRDVTRLPMHERARLGLGYLPQEPSAFRKLTARDNLLAILEYQRLSRAEQEERADSLLAEFGLTHLANSSAYQLSGGERRRLELARALTTDPDYLLLDEPFTGVDPKSIREIQRLIRELRYRRGIGVFITDHNVRETIALTDRVYLMFDGEVKFEGTPAQFAGDEDARRHYLGDDFEL
- a CDS encoding ABC transporter substrate-binding protein codes for the protein MRRLALPLSLLLAASAQAAPLKLEFWHAMDEAVVAGYAQAFNRSQTAYEVVPVAGGNYRELNDKLQKALASGKAPALAQVEFTRFARLAADGRLTDLSRLTDALPEGLTRDLYVPVWRAGEVGGKRYGLPWNVSVPVLMYNVGALRRAGVAAPGTWAEVETTSRTLATRGKRPLVATADAWTFEANVTSRGGSLVVNGRPNLNGPEAVEALTQLARMSAAGLAQPRRLSEATRAAFDFARGQNMFVGASVANWTDARRLPFFQLGIAPFPCGGAGACTVPLGGAHLVVPQGTPAQGQAGAVAFWQFLMDPARLAEWVKSTAYVPSRRSVTPLLNEWYAKNPQIRAAHAQLDRAVPRPTAPAFEEWTLLLEEAISQATTGKLSAKAALDEAQRKAEGR